A DNA window from Nitrospira sp. contains the following coding sequences:
- a CDS encoding conserved exported protein of unknown function (Evidence 4 : Unknown function but conserved in other organisms; MaGe:77308301) yields the protein MTNRLILSLLTLSGLLAGCGGSNWVHPNKPSSEFTNESNRCQNLVLRDPKLQQGSQLLILNATERCLQREGWRLVESE from the coding sequence ATGACCAACCGCCTCATCCTCTCATTACTTACGCTCTCAGGACTTCTCGCCGGTTGCGGGGGCAGCAATTGGGTCCACCCGAATAAACCGTCGTCCGAATTTACGAACGAATCTAACCGCTGCCAGAACCTCGTGCTCCGCGATCCGAAGCTTCAGCAGGGGAGCCAGTTGCTGATCCTCAACGCCACCGAGCGCTGTTTGCAGCGTGAGGGATGGCGCCTAGTGGAAAGCGAATAG
- a CDS encoding hypothetical protein (Evidence 4 : Unknown function but conserved in other organisms; MaGe:77308289), whose protein sequence is MREQACDHEAIDIQLNRRGYVEMRGLQRTVHIAAILTAMALAMPQADARAAEPQRTQDQGGSPVVTAQAATPSTPDGQGPAPARELPPGGMSIEDLLLQKGTINMDEWIQIRAEQEYKVADQSRRIDSLEEWKGKTELLPLLRDKVNFGLNALQFLYGHVNANVPEGRSHDSLSIRRSELLFWGKISDTIPRWHALMEFQSINLTNNTPTAGASTPTSTTFFRETYIDVRPVQSWAPNLNVIRLGIFRMPFGIFTETSGGLRDVISSPYLTSIGGGGGPGQNRNGTGGAIEFLQERDYFADVRGKIANRLEYVFGVMNNNNYQANSLVSNTSGVGGGNQPKAFYTRIRLFGNDVSFVSFTTIQGHSNNAGTLINGRGKGSFDRYGIDARYTSKIFPGFMIQGEYWQGHDGANATTVGTAANGDCASGCGGSGAPGMHRRTWYVLAKYLITSGPLENFEPTFMYEQFDPNTDMGNDMYTRSIVGLTYYFENFPPKIQSKLQFNYEFRHHSGLGTGPNTPAFDSKADPFAQNAFFVQFQVRFM, encoded by the coding sequence ATGAGAGAACAGGCTTGCGATCATGAAGCGATCGACATTCAACTCAATCGAAGGGGGTACGTCGAGATGAGAGGACTTCAAAGGACAGTCCACATTGCAGCCATACTGACGGCCATGGCGCTAGCCATGCCGCAGGCGGATGCGCGTGCCGCAGAGCCGCAGCGCACGCAAGACCAGGGCGGATCGCCCGTCGTCACCGCGCAAGCGGCGACTCCGTCCACGCCGGATGGACAAGGGCCGGCACCGGCCAGGGAACTGCCGCCTGGCGGCATGTCCATTGAGGATCTCCTCCTCCAAAAAGGCACGATCAATATGGACGAGTGGATTCAAATCCGCGCCGAGCAGGAATACAAAGTCGCCGACCAATCCCGCCGGATCGATTCGCTGGAAGAATGGAAGGGGAAAACAGAACTGTTGCCGCTGCTGCGGGACAAGGTCAACTTCGGACTCAATGCCTTGCAATTCCTTTACGGCCACGTCAATGCGAACGTGCCGGAAGGGCGGAGTCATGACAGCTTGTCCATCCGCCGTTCAGAGTTGCTGTTCTGGGGAAAGATCAGCGATACCATCCCACGCTGGCATGCGTTGATGGAGTTTCAAAGCATCAACTTGACCAATAACACCCCAACCGCCGGCGCCTCGACGCCGACCTCGACGACGTTCTTTCGTGAAACCTACATCGACGTGCGGCCCGTGCAATCGTGGGCGCCAAATCTCAATGTGATCCGGCTCGGCATCTTCCGGATGCCCTTCGGCATCTTCACGGAAACCTCAGGCGGCCTGCGGGATGTAATCAGCTCTCCCTATCTCACCTCCATCGGCGGAGGCGGCGGTCCAGGCCAGAACAGGAACGGCACCGGCGGCGCAATTGAGTTCCTGCAAGAGCGCGACTATTTCGCCGACGTGCGCGGGAAAATCGCCAATCGCCTGGAATATGTATTCGGTGTGATGAACAACAATAACTATCAAGCCAACAGCCTGGTCAGCAACACATCGGGCGTCGGCGGTGGCAATCAGCCCAAAGCGTTCTACACCAGGATTAGACTGTTTGGAAACGACGTCTCCTTCGTGAGCTTCACGACCATTCAAGGCCACTCCAATAATGCCGGCACGCTGATCAATGGGCGTGGCAAAGGATCGTTCGACCGGTATGGGATCGATGCCCGCTACACCTCGAAGATTTTTCCAGGGTTCATGATACAGGGAGAATACTGGCAAGGCCACGACGGCGCGAACGCCACGACCGTGGGAACGGCAGCCAACGGCGATTGCGCCAGCGGTTGCGGAGGATCCGGCGCACCGGGCATGCACCGGCGGACCTGGTACGTGCTGGCGAAATACCTCATCACCAGCGGGCCATTGGAGAACTTCGAGCCGACCTTTATGTACGAACAGTTCGACCCGAATACCGATATGGGCAACGACATGTACACTCGATCGATCGTGGGACTGACCTATTACTTCGAAAACTTCCCGCCGAAGATTCAGTCGAAGCTGCAATTCAACTACGAGTTCCGCCATCACTCGGGCCTGGGCACCGGTCCCAACACGCCGGCCTTCGATTCCAAAGCGGACCCGTTTGCACAAAATGCCTTCTTTGTGCAATTCCAAGTTCGCTTTATGTAG
- a CDS encoding Phosphate-specific transport system accessory protein PhoU -like (MaGe:77308295): MQRHIDQELSDLKDQLLRMGALVEEQIERAIKALTERDVALASQVIERDVLVNRFDVDIDETCIRLLALQAPAAGDLRFVTTAMKISTELERMSDLAENICERVIELNEEPQLKPYMDLPRMAAWTMKMVHEALESFVRQDAVLARKVCADDDFVDNLTHQLFRELVSFMLENPATITRAIRLTFIGKYIERIADHATNIGELVVYMVEGKIVRHMTLPFGHSKSSSKT; the protein is encoded by the coding sequence ATGCAACGGCATATCGATCAAGAACTCAGCGACCTGAAAGACCAATTGCTCCGGATGGGAGCATTGGTCGAAGAGCAGATCGAGCGCGCGATCAAGGCGCTGACCGAGCGAGACGTGGCGCTCGCCTCGCAGGTCATCGAACGGGATGTCCTGGTCAATCGCTTCGATGTGGACATCGATGAAACCTGCATTCGCTTGCTGGCTTTGCAAGCGCCAGCGGCAGGCGATTTACGTTTTGTCACCACGGCGATGAAAATCTCCACCGAGCTCGAACGCATGAGCGATCTGGCCGAGAATATCTGCGAGCGCGTCATCGAACTGAACGAAGAGCCGCAGCTCAAGCCCTATATGGATCTTCCGCGGATGGCGGCCTGGACCATGAAGATGGTGCACGAAGCGCTGGAGTCGTTTGTACGCCAAGATGCCGTCCTAGCTAGGAAGGTCTGCGCCGACGATGACTTTGTCGATAATCTCACCCACCAACTGTTTCGTGAACTGGTCTCCTTTATGCTCGAAAACCCCGCCACAATCACGCGAGCCATCCGCCTTACTTTTATTGGAAAATACATCGAGCGGATTGCCGACCATGCGACGAACATTGGGGAACTCGTGGTCTATATGGTGGAAGGCAAAATCGTGCGCCATATGACCCTACCCTTCGGCCATTCAAAATCATCCTCCAAGACGTAA
- a CDS encoding hypothetical protein (Evidence 5 : Unknown function; MaGe:77308290), with protein MDCPLKSSHLDVPPSIELNVDRFMIASLFSHEGITGQLPACYSAVNNPAASRFSIYGSIPTGGVLGQKKLTHC; from the coding sequence GTGGACTGTCCTTTGAAGTCCTCTCATCTCGACGTACCCCCTTCGATTGAGTTGAATGTCGATCGCTTCATGATCGCAAGCCTGTTCTCTCATGAAGGGATCACGGGACAATTGCCGGCATGTTACAGCGCTGTTAACAATCCAGCCGCCTCCCGGTTCTCGATATACGGGAGTATCCCAACAGGCGGTGTGTTGGGCCAAAAGAAGTTAACGCACTGTTAA
- a CDS encoding Phosphate transport system permease protein PstA (MaGe:77308293), whose translation MTPIQRKIARRKALDRFFAFEGLTVMALALLVLLALVGQLMADGLTRLSWQFLTSFPSRFPAQAGIISAWVGTILVMLVTALAAIPLGVGAAIYLEEYAPKNWATEIIEINIATLAGVPSIVYGLMALGLLVYQFHLGQSFLTAGLTLGMLILPMIIIATREAIRSVPPSVREAAYALGATKWQTVRDHVVPYSMGGMLTGMILALSRAVGETAPLITVGALSFIAFLPHPPWQDAFPFISFEWLFDPFTVMPIQMFNWVSRPQEEFHVNAAAAGLILLAMTLAMNAVAIAIRARFRKRIHW comes from the coding sequence ATGACGCCGATCCAACGGAAAATCGCGAGACGCAAAGCCCTCGATCGGTTCTTCGCCTTTGAAGGACTCACGGTCATGGCCCTGGCCCTGCTGGTGTTGCTGGCGTTGGTCGGGCAGTTGATGGCCGATGGACTCACTCGGTTGTCCTGGCAGTTTCTGACCTCCTTTCCTTCGAGATTTCCGGCCCAGGCCGGCATTATCAGCGCGTGGGTCGGGACGATCCTCGTGATGCTGGTGACTGCGCTGGCGGCGATTCCCTTGGGCGTCGGCGCGGCGATCTATCTGGAGGAGTATGCGCCGAAAAACTGGGCCACGGAGATCATCGAGATCAATATCGCTACTCTGGCCGGTGTGCCGTCGATTGTGTATGGGCTGATGGCCCTTGGGCTCTTGGTGTATCAGTTCCATCTCGGCCAAAGCTTTCTGACGGCCGGTCTGACGTTGGGCATGCTGATTCTTCCAATGATCATCATCGCGACGCGCGAGGCCATCAGAAGCGTGCCGCCCTCTGTCCGCGAAGCCGCCTATGCGCTTGGCGCGACGAAGTGGCAGACGGTGCGCGACCACGTCGTTCCCTACTCGATGGGAGGCATGTTGACGGGCATGATTTTGGCGCTGTCGCGCGCCGTCGGCGAAACGGCGCCGCTTATTACCGTGGGCGCCTTGTCGTTCATTGCCTTTCTCCCCCACCCGCCATGGCAGGATGCGTTTCCGTTTATCTCCTTCGAGTGGTTATTCGATCCCTTTACGGTAATGCCGATTCAAATGTTCAATTGGGTGTCCCGGCCGCAAGAGGAGTTTCACGTGAATGCCGCGGCAGCCGGTTTGATCTTGCTGGCGATGACGCTGGCGATGAATGCGGTCGCCATTGCGATTCGGGCGCGTTTCAGAAAACGGATTCACTGGTGA
- a CDS encoding hypothetical protein (Evidence 4 : Unknown function but conserved in other organisms; MaGe:77308297), protein MSAHAILDAPVSSPIAVPSLESIILNHVEEQAVIDLDALVILLSDYSWNQVFHAVDRLARRGGVTLRRHRSEYRLFSTHYAA, encoded by the coding sequence ATGTCTGCTCATGCAATTCTCGACGCACCGGTTTCCAGTCCAATCGCAGTCCCGTCGCTTGAATCGATCATTCTCAATCATGTCGAAGAACAGGCGGTGATCGATCTGGATGCGCTCGTTATCCTTCTATCAGACTACAGCTGGAACCAGGTCTTTCACGCCGTCGATCGTCTCGCCCGTCGCGGCGGCGTGACGCTGCGCCGGCATCGTTCCGAATACCGGCTCTTTTCCACCCACTACGCAGCCTGA
- a CDS encoding Phosphate transport system permease protein (MaGe:77308292), with protein sequence MEANVVEMPVEKNVMCGSPAPRFVPRLQEKVIERLLQLAACVSVAITLGIVGILSYESLLFFQQVSIVDFMTDRQWTPLFADAHYGILPLVSGTLVTTTVALLVAIPMGSLIAIYLSEYASRGVRECVKPALELLSAVPTVVYGYFALLFVTPTLQKLWPGLPGFNMLSAGLVIGLMIVPYVSSVSEDAMRAVPVYLREGAFALGATRMQTALRVVFPSALSGITAAYVLGVSRAIGETMVVAIAAGMQPMLTLNPLEPAATMTAYIVQVSLGDVPHGSVGYRTIFATGLMLLSITLLFNIAGHVLKKRYRQVY encoded by the coding sequence ATGGAAGCCAATGTCGTCGAGATGCCTGTCGAAAAGAACGTCATGTGCGGGAGTCCTGCGCCTCGATTCGTCCCTCGTCTCCAAGAAAAAGTGATCGAACGGCTCCTGCAACTAGCTGCCTGCGTCTCGGTCGCGATTACGCTCGGGATCGTGGGGATTCTCTCGTATGAATCCCTGCTCTTTTTTCAACAGGTCTCAATTGTCGATTTTATGACCGACCGGCAATGGACGCCGCTCTTTGCCGACGCGCATTACGGGATTCTTCCCCTCGTGTCGGGCACGCTTGTCACGACGACGGTCGCGTTACTCGTGGCTATTCCGATGGGTAGCCTGATCGCGATCTATTTGAGCGAGTATGCGTCGCGCGGGGTGAGGGAATGCGTGAAGCCGGCGTTGGAACTGTTGAGCGCCGTGCCGACCGTCGTCTATGGGTATTTCGCGCTGCTCTTCGTGACCCCTACCCTTCAAAAACTCTGGCCCGGCCTCCCCGGTTTCAACATGCTGAGCGCCGGGCTCGTCATCGGGCTCATGATCGTTCCCTATGTCAGCTCCGTCAGCGAGGATGCCATGCGCGCGGTTCCGGTCTATCTGCGCGAAGGCGCATTTGCCCTGGGGGCGACTCGCATGCAAACGGCGTTGCGGGTGGTCTTTCCCTCGGCCCTGTCTGGTATTACCGCGGCCTATGTGCTGGGTGTCTCCCGGGCGATCGGTGAGACGATGGTGGTGGCGATTGCCGCTGGCATGCAACCGATGCTGACGCTTAATCCATTGGAACCGGCGGCGACGATGACGGCGTATATTGTTCAAGTCAGCCTAGGCGATGTTCCCCATGGCAGCGTGGGCTATCGGACGATTTTTGCGACCGGGCTGATGCTGTTATCGATCACCTTGCTGTTCAACATTGCCGGCCATGTCCTCAAAAAACGGTATCGACAGGTGTATTGA
- a CDS encoding Protein SphX (MaGe:77308291), with translation MRRLLSIGLSACLSCAVGTVMVWPVETGYSASATLIKVDGSSTVFPITEAVAEEFQKETRGSVRVTVGISGTGGGFKKFCRGEIDVQDASRPISTGELDACLAGGVQFYELPIAFDALTVAVSPQATWVDSLTVEELKRMWEPGAQGKIAKWSQIRSTWPDQPLKLFGAGSDSGTFDYFTEAIVGKAKASRGDFTASEDDNTLVQGIANDTQALGYIPFAYYEPNKKRLKALSIDGGHGPVSPSRETVESGSYQPLSRPLFIYISAKSAARPEVKQFVEFYLAQVPALAPQVKYVPLPPQAYALAGEHFKNGRQGTAFQGGSTIGLKIEELLRREATR, from the coding sequence ATGCGGAGACTGTTATCGATTGGATTAAGCGCGTGCCTCTCTTGCGCGGTTGGAACTGTCATGGTGTGGCCCGTTGAGACGGGGTACTCGGCATCCGCGACATTGATCAAAGTCGATGGGTCGAGCACGGTGTTTCCGATTACAGAGGCCGTGGCTGAGGAGTTTCAAAAGGAGACGAGGGGGTCGGTCCGGGTGACGGTCGGTATTTCAGGAACCGGCGGCGGTTTCAAAAAGTTTTGCCGGGGCGAGATCGACGTCCAGGATGCTTCGCGTCCGATTTCAACCGGCGAATTGGACGCCTGCCTGGCAGGTGGCGTGCAATTCTATGAATTGCCGATTGCCTTCGATGCGTTGACCGTGGCGGTAAGTCCGCAAGCAACCTGGGTGGACTCCCTGACCGTGGAAGAATTGAAACGTATGTGGGAGCCCGGCGCGCAAGGGAAGATCGCCAAGTGGAGCCAGATCCGTTCAACCTGGCCCGATCAGCCGCTGAAACTCTTCGGCGCCGGCTCCGATTCCGGCACCTTCGATTACTTCACCGAAGCCATCGTCGGGAAAGCCAAAGCCAGCCGGGGCGATTTTACTGCCAGTGAAGACGACAACACGCTGGTCCAGGGCATCGCGAACGATACACAAGCGCTCGGCTACATTCCCTTTGCCTATTACGAGCCGAACAAGAAACGATTGAAAGCGCTCTCCATCGATGGCGGCCATGGGCCAGTGAGCCCGTCGCGCGAGACGGTCGAAAGCGGTTCCTACCAGCCGCTCTCGCGTCCACTGTTTATCTATATCAGCGCAAAGTCCGCTGCCAGGCCTGAAGTGAAACAGTTTGTCGAGTTTTACCTGGCGCAAGTCCCGGCCCTGGCGCCGCAAGTCAAATATGTTCCGCTGCCGCCGCAAGCCTATGCGCTGGCCGGCGAGCATTTCAAAAACGGACGGCAGGGAACCGCGTTTCAGGGCGGCTCGACGATTGGGTTGAAGATCGAAGAGCTGCTCCGGCGCGAAGCCACGCGTTAA
- a CDS encoding conserved exported protein of unknown function (Evidence 4 : Unknown function but conserved in other organisms; MaGe:77308286) produces the protein MQVNRSTNCLLLSCSLLIGAPILSSCSLFSTADRVIYDQQGIRIGLEPDPTLSQSDTLVRNLHPADLTAAELETLLRSIQVSGWSGTVVGMLSAPRPIPLFSPKELAAISGQLATALRQATPAERVFFSLPKPDVAYSEDRTVGSIFLRGRYLHIVLQDHSAFIQADTGGGELKDLRDSKGMKLWVAAPAQAAMVPDLEEPRWAPFETVHLSLNVKDVLAQRTVPSPVRASHAGIELPAAPLQKAGSPAVPSDELQLQIRELTSSNLDLRNRLDDQKKKMEELNSQMERLRFELDQSKSKKQPPRKLPSP, from the coding sequence ATGCAAGTAAATAGATCCACAAACTGCCTGTTGCTGTCCTGTTCGCTTCTGATCGGCGCGCCGATTCTTTCCTCGTGCAGCCTGTTTTCCACGGCAGACCGCGTTATCTACGATCAGCAGGGGATTCGCATCGGCCTTGAACCGGATCCGACGCTCTCACAATCGGACACTCTCGTGCGCAATCTTCATCCGGCCGACCTGACCGCGGCGGAACTGGAAACCTTGCTCCGAAGCATTCAAGTGAGCGGATGGAGCGGAACGGTCGTCGGCATGCTGAGCGCGCCTCGTCCCATTCCGTTGTTTTCGCCAAAAGAATTGGCGGCGATTTCAGGGCAGCTGGCCACGGCGCTTCGGCAAGCCACCCCAGCCGAACGTGTCTTTTTTTCATTGCCCAAACCGGACGTGGCCTATAGCGAAGATCGCACGGTGGGATCGATCTTTTTGAGAGGCCGGTACCTGCACATCGTCCTGCAGGATCATTCGGCCTTTATCCAGGCGGACACGGGAGGCGGAGAGCTGAAAGACCTGCGCGATTCAAAAGGCATGAAGCTTTGGGTCGCGGCTCCTGCGCAGGCCGCCATGGTGCCGGATCTGGAAGAGCCTCGATGGGCGCCCTTCGAAACCGTGCATCTGTCGCTGAATGTCAAAGATGTATTGGCGCAACGCACGGTGCCTTCGCCGGTTCGCGCAAGTCACGCAGGAATCGAGTTGCCGGCTGCGCCGCTTCAGAAGGCCGGATCGCCGGCAGTGCCGTCCGACGAATTACAACTGCAAATCCGAGAGCTGACCAGCTCCAATCTGGATCTCCGCAACCGCCTCGACGATCAAAAGAAGAAAATGGAAGAGCTGAACAGCCAAATGGAACGGCTGCGCTTCGAACTCGATCAGTCGAAATCCAAGAAGCAGCCGCCCCGCAAACTTCCGTCACCGTAA
- a CDS encoding hypothetical protein (Evidence 4 : Unknown function but conserved in other organisms; MaGe:77308299): MVTVSHVMTPRVVHIEAGTSAIDAAKLMTRHKIGSVFVKQDERLIGIVTEPDIVRKVVGAERVPYYIPVEEIMSSPILGIDEQRPITEAADLMELHGTRHLAVFKSGAIVGTLSVRDLLHPVSIDEF, from the coding sequence ATGGTCACCGTCAGTCACGTCATGACCCCGCGTGTGGTTCACATCGAAGCCGGCACATCGGCCATCGATGCGGCCAAATTGATGACCAGGCACAAAATCGGCAGCGTCTTTGTCAAACAAGATGAACGACTGATCGGCATCGTCACGGAACCGGACATTGTCCGTAAGGTGGTCGGGGCAGAGCGCGTGCCGTACTACATTCCTGTCGAAGAGATCATGAGCAGCCCCATCCTCGGCATCGATGAACAGCGGCCCATTACGGAAGCCGCCGATCTTATGGAACTTCACGGCACGCGTCATCTGGCGGTGTTCAAAAGCGGTGCAATCGTCGGCACGCTGTCGGTCCGGGATTTACTCCACCCGGTCTCCATCGACGAGTTTTAG
- a CDS encoding Carbonic anhydrase (MaGe:77308296), which yields MNRLATFSIALNLILGSFLLVGYVGPSVRTTFMPEIVIPEIGRLTRIHPFATVIGSVTLGDQVFVAPSASIRGDEGQHIHIGNQSNVQDGVVVHGLETFEGDHELPENEVDVGGKKYSVFIGDRVSLAHQSQVHGPAKIGDDTFIGMQALVFQTEIGDHVVVEPGAKLIGVKVPAGRYVPAISLITKQAQADALPIITQDYLYRNLNAGVVRVNVQLAEAPQPQAISR from the coding sequence ATGAATCGCCTAGCGACGTTCTCGATTGCGTTGAATCTAATTCTTGGAAGTTTTCTCCTAGTAGGCTATGTCGGTCCGAGCGTCAGAACTACCTTCATGCCGGAGATTGTAATCCCGGAAATTGGACGGCTGACTCGCATTCATCCGTTCGCAACGGTCATTGGATCGGTGACTCTTGGCGATCAAGTGTTTGTGGCGCCGTCGGCCTCGATTCGAGGCGATGAAGGCCAGCACATTCATATCGGCAATCAGAGCAATGTGCAGGACGGCGTGGTCGTGCATGGCCTGGAAACATTCGAGGGCGATCATGAATTGCCGGAGAACGAAGTCGACGTTGGCGGAAAGAAATATTCGGTTTTCATCGGAGACCGAGTCTCCCTCGCGCATCAGTCGCAAGTGCATGGACCGGCGAAGATCGGCGACGACACGTTCATTGGCATGCAGGCGCTCGTGTTCCAGACGGAGATCGGCGATCATGTCGTGGTCGAGCCCGGTGCCAAGTTGATCGGCGTCAAAGTGCCCGCTGGCCGCTATGTGCCAGCTATTTCTTTGATTACGAAGCAGGCTCAGGCCGATGCGCTCCCCATCATCACGCAAGACTATCTCTATCGGAACTTGAACGCCGGTGTTGTCCGGGTGAATGTTCAGCTGGCCGAAGCTCCCCAACCCCAAGCCATTAGCCGGTAA
- a CDS encoding conserved membrane protein of unknown function (Evidence 4 : Unknown function but conserved in other organisms; MaGe:77308298): protein MIGSIASAEARLRLPRFRNMFASPDLTRLWEKGTQAVLSLLIVTILAGLMGGVIKTFLGLRILLTADIDLGLRHLIVNTLMLLAVVEVLKTTLAYFSEGRVRVTFIVDTVLVVMLTEVISQWFTGGDWQKLAILAVILITLGLIRVVAVRFSPAQPASPAPSSTLAPIFSSTL, encoded by the coding sequence ATGATCGGCAGTATCGCATCGGCTGAGGCGCGCCTCCGCCTCCCGCGGTTCAGAAATATGTTCGCGTCACCTGACCTAACCAGGCTTTGGGAAAAAGGGACCCAGGCAGTCCTAAGCCTCCTGATCGTCACGATCTTGGCTGGACTGATGGGCGGGGTCATCAAGACCTTTCTCGGTCTCCGGATCCTGCTGACAGCCGATATCGATCTCGGGCTGCGGCACCTTATCGTCAACACACTCATGTTGCTTGCGGTCGTGGAAGTCCTCAAGACGACGCTGGCCTATTTCTCCGAAGGCCGTGTCCGCGTCACCTTTATCGTCGATACTGTACTGGTCGTAATGTTGACGGAAGTGATTTCCCAATGGTTTACCGGCGGAGACTGGCAGAAGCTGGCTATTCTGGCGGTGATCCTCATCACGCTCGGACTGATTCGAGTCGTGGCCGTTCGATTCAGTCCGGCGCAACCGGCCAGTCCAGCGCCCTCATCGACCCTGGCCCCTATTTTCTCATCCACACTCTAG
- a CDS encoding hypothetical protein (Evidence 5 : Unknown function; MaGe:77308287): MTFSIQSEADVFSSDGRHDAQRIMQEKCPTGIHIVKEGEVPKVSKAADRAWGPQIGTDRIWGIQFACK; encoded by the coding sequence GTGACGTTTTCCATCCAGTCAGAGGCGGACGTCTTTTCCTCGGACGGCCGGCACGATGCGCAACGCATCATGCAGGAGAAATGTCCCACTGGGATTCATATCGTCAAAGAAGGCGAAGTGCCGAAGGTCAGCAAAGCCGCCGATCGGGCCTGGGGTCCTCAGATCGGAACGGACCGTATATGGGGGATTCAATTCGCATGCAAGTAA
- a CDS encoding hypothetical protein (Evidence 4 : Unknown function but conserved in other organisms; MaGe:77308300), producing MTQDAGLFIGLLSLSLAVPLAFARRTLLGLRGKTCIPLLRARDAAGMSHLVIRMVPSYSHQPVQRRFPWSPSVTS from the coding sequence ATGACGCAAGATGCCGGGCTTTTCATCGGATTACTCTCCCTCAGCCTCGCCGTGCCGCTTGCCTTTGCCAGACGGACGTTACTCGGCCTGCGAGGAAAGACCTGCATTCCACTGCTTCGCGCACGCGATGCGGCCGGTATGTCTCATCTCGTCATCCGCATGGTTCCATCGTACTCACACCAACCTGTTCAAAGGAGGTTTCCATGGTCACCGTCAGTCACGTCATGA
- a CDS encoding Putative Outer membrane lipoprotein, Slp family (Evidence 3 : Putative function from multiple computational evidences; MaGe:77308288) has product MKRSMTSLLLLGTVTLAACTASNIFSPDTLKGVDPNFDFAHWRMVPNQADAKKIQLGGRIVQAETKGESITVVTAQLPIVEHPAYGPKDMGKRSGEFAVVYQGKIDSSFLQPGNRIVVVGTTQAPRVVSVDDLPKSLPTVLAACVHLWKTGGREIAEFPSLGGGYTPLEEETFCAAAK; this is encoded by the coding sequence ATGAAGAGATCCATGACCAGTCTGTTGCTGCTAGGCACGGTCACCCTGGCCGCTTGTACCGCCTCGAATATTTTTTCACCGGACACGCTCAAGGGCGTGGATCCGAACTTCGATTTCGCGCACTGGCGCATGGTGCCGAATCAGGCCGACGCGAAGAAGATTCAACTCGGCGGGCGGATTGTCCAAGCCGAGACGAAGGGCGAGAGCATCACCGTCGTGACCGCGCAGCTGCCCATTGTCGAGCATCCCGCCTACGGCCCCAAAGACATGGGAAAACGGAGCGGGGAGTTTGCCGTGGTCTATCAAGGCAAGATCGATTCGTCGTTTCTCCAGCCGGGCAACCGCATTGTGGTGGTGGGCACGACGCAGGCCCCGCGAGTGGTGTCCGTCGACGATCTTCCCAAGAGCCTCCCCACAGTTCTCGCGGCTTGCGTCCATCTCTGGAAAACCGGAGGACGAGAGATTGCGGAATTCCCCTCTCTCGGCGGGGGCTATACGCCCTTGGAAGAAGAAACCTTCTGTGCCGCAGCCAAATAG